ttctaatgaggtggatgaaactggagcctattatacagagtgaagtaagtcagaaagaaaaacaccaatacagtatactaatgcacatatatggaatttagaaagatggtaacgatgcccctatatgtgagacagcaaaagagacacagatgtatagaacagtctttcaGACTCTGTGtcagaaggcaagggtgggatgatttgagagaatagcattgaaacatgtatattatcatatgtgaaacagactgCCAGTcaaggtttgatgcatgagacaggctgctcagggctggtgcactgggatgaccctgagcgatgggatgggaagggaggttcaggatagggaacacatgtacacccatggctgattcatgtgaatgtatggcaaaagccaccacaatattgtaaagtaattagcctcgaattaaaataaattaaaaaaacaaacaaaagatttaCGTGTTCCAAGCCATGTATTGGACACCAGAAGTGAAGTCCTAGTCAGCTGTATACTGGATGCagttttgctgtttagttgctaaatcgtgtctgactcttttgtgaccccatggactgtagcccaccaggcttctatgtccatgggattcccaggcaagaatactcgagtgggttgccatttccttctccaggggatcttcccggcccagggattgaacccaggtctcctgcttaggaggcagattctttatcacagagccacctgggaagccccatacggaatagagaaatttttttaaaaagtttaagataAATTCCTTCTTCAAGTTGGTGGTAGGTTTCCACATTTGCCAGATGTACAGTACATGTACACTAGACAGTACaatagaggaaagtaaaaaattcTGGGAAGGGTGTAGGCATTTTTCAACATAAGTATCAAAAGGAACAAGCCAAAGCTGCTTAACAATTGAAGGACcagtctttaaaaggaaaaaaaaagttttagttcATCTCATAGGGAAATTATTTTGTTAAGTACATTTCAAGAATTGCAATATCATTATAATAGGATATCCTAGAACtctcattttatttccaaattgtGCTAAACTGTAATTAcgtaattcaaaaaaattgactTTATTCAACATACCATCATTAAATAAAACCAAGAGCCAACTCTATGTTGGGCATTTTTCGTAATACTTCAAAACTCTGAGGAAACCAGGACATAAATTACAAGTAGGACAAAATTCTGATTTACCTAgcaagccacaagggaagcccattaaaattTTAGGTGGGAGGATATCCAAAATAAATCTAAATGGACTTGTGATTCATTAATTAGGAGTCTCAAATCTACTAACCACAAAAGCAGTACTGGCATTCACCAGAGCCAAAGGTATATTACAAAACTCTGACAAATTCCAAACTGGCACTGTAGTTAATGAGATCATTTCGTGTGacaattttcaagattttttttttccttctgtaatatttactaaaaataaaatattttacttagctGTTGGTAACTTCACCAAGTCTTTCAGGACTTCTGTTTTCAAGAAGACAGAGTaaacatattttacatacatGTGGGGGGATGTGtgtgaaacagaagaaaagacaaaagactaGCTACTAACTTAGGACCAAAGGAAAAATACAGTGCTGAGTTCCCCATATttgtcaaaaaacaaacacaaagattCAGTGACCTCCAAATAGTATATACCCAATAAAATCCATGGCAAAACACAATCACAGTCAAATTTCTAAATACTGaagtcagggggaaaaaaatctttaaagtagCCAGAGAAACAATGTACTATAACacgagaaaaacattttaaattacaacAGATTTTCATCAAAAACTATGGAAGTCAAAGGAAGTGATACCAGTGCTAAAAGAAGTTATAATCCAATGAAATTCTTTATCCAGTGAGAATATGCTTCAGAATGAAGGGAAATCAAGACATTCTCagaggaaggaaacaaaaatctGTCACCAGATCTACCCTAAAGTAATGATGTAgtgaactttcttttttatttcgtTATTTTATTGATGGTTTGAAAGACTCAACATAACAGAAAGATGTCAATCTTCCCTCAAATTAACACACAATTTAATGCAACTCCTAACAAAACCCCAGCAAGGTTCTTAGTAGATACAAATAAGATTATTCTAAAATGCATAAGAAAAGTAAAGGATTAGAAAAGCCAaacaattcttaaaaagaaatcaagtgAGGGGAATCATTCTATCAGATTTTAAAACTAATTATATAGCCATAGTAATAAAGGCTATGTATTACTGATGGAGAGACTAAAACAAATCAGTGGAATGGAGAACCTAGGAAGAAGCCTACACAAGTATGACTGACAGATCTGTAACAAAAGTAAAGCAATTCAATAGAGGAAAGACAGTCTTCTCAACATGGTGCTGGAACAAGTGAATAAGAGATTTAAACATAAAACAGACTATAAAACTTGTAAAATAATACAGGAGAAAATCTTCAAGATGTAGGACTTGATGAAGAGTTCTTAAACATGACACCAATAGCacgaaaaataattaaaaaataaattggacttcatcaaaactgAAAATCATTGATCTTTGAAAGATCCTGTTAAAGGATACAAGGCAAGCTATAGAATAGAAGAAGATATTTAGAAACCACATATGCGACCAAAGACCTATGcctaaagaactctcaaaattcaacattagaaaaacaatccaataagaaaatggcaacagatATGAAGAAACAGTTTGCCAAAGATAAAATATGgacaacaaacataaaaatatgtgcaACATCTTTAgctattagggaaatgtaaatttaaaagcatgattaaagaaaaaaaatggtgaaacATTCCTATCAGAACAGCTAAcataaaaaataactattaagtGTTCATGAGAATAAGGAAAACATTACCACCTCACAACCTGctaatggaaatacaaaatggtacagccactctggaaaataatttggacatttcttttttaaaaacatttactgtagaaaaagcaagagaactccaaatatcatctacttctactttattgattacatcaaggcctttgactgtgtagatcacaacaaactgtggaaaattcttcaagagatgggaataccagaccacgttatctgcctcctgagaaacctatatgcagtatcaagaacagttagaacaggacatggaaaaacagactggttctaaattgggaaaggagtacgtcaaggctgtatatcgtcaccatttatttaacttatgtgcagagtacatcaagtgaaatgccaagctggattaagcacaagctgtaatcaagattgctggaagaaatatcaataacctcagataacagatgacaccacacttatggcagaaagtgaagaggaactgaagagcctcttgatgcaagtgaaagaggagaatgaaaaagttgccttaaaactcaacattcaaaaaactaggatcatggcaactggccctatcacttcatggcaaacagatggggaaacaatagaaacagtaacaaactttattttcttgggctccaaaatcactgcagatggtggcttcagccatgaaattaaaagacgcttgctccttggaagaaaagtcatgaccaacctagacagtatattaaaaagcagagacattactttgtcaacaaaggtccatctagtctaagttatggtttttccagtaatcctgtatggatgtgagagttgggctataaagagaGCTAAGCAcaaaagaattggtgcttttgaactgtggtgttggagaagacttttgatagtcccttggtctgcaaggagatcaaaccagtcaatcctaaaggaaatcagtcctgaatattcattggaaggactgatgctgaagctgaaattccaatacttgtgaagaactgactcatttgaaaagaccttgatgctgggaaagattgaaggcaggaggagacggggatgacagaggatgtgatgtttggatggcatcaccaagttgatggacatgagtgtgagcaagctccggaagttggtgatggacagggaggcctggcatgctagagtccatcaggttgcaaagagtcaaacacgactgactgactgaactgaactgaaatatatactTACCATTCAACCCAGCAGCAATCATACtactgggcatttatcccagtgAAATTAAAACTGCATAAAAGCTGGTACACAATTGCTCATAACAACTTTATTTATGATAAtcaaaaaaaactagaaataatcaaaatattccTAATGAGTAAATAGCTatacaaactgtggtacataaaTACGAGGGAATAGGAtgactcagtaataaaaaaggaacaaactgctATATGCAACAACTTGGAGGATCAAGAAAGTTAAGACAACCGAAAAAATCAAATTCCCCAAAGTCAAAACCTGTATGATTCCATCACAATGGCAAAACCATagagatggagaacagattagtggttgccagggcttaGAGATGGTAGGGGTATGAGGGGAGTTTATGTGCAGTGGTTGTGGGAAGCTGGGtgtaatttataaaagaaaagcatGATGGAGGGCTTTGTGGTGATGAAATAGTTCTATATCTTAATAGTAGTGGTGGTTACATAAATCTGCAAATGTGCTAAAATGGTACAGAATTATACACATACTATACCAAGTCAAATTCCTGGTTTTGATACTGTACTCTATTTACATTGGGAGAAAACTGGGTATGGAGTACAAGGGGACCTCTCTGTACTACTTTTGCAACTTCAAGTtgcaatatataattatttaaaaacaaaatgtaaaaacacaACTATTAGATGATATGCAATAAACTTCTAAAAGATTTCTTGGGGGGAACAGACACCCATCTATTAAATCTGTGTGACTTGAAGAAAATCAGTGCGTTtgctctgtaatttttttttttctggttttgaagaGAAATAGGTTTTGAAAACTCTGCCGGTGTTTACAGTCAAGAAATTATTTCAGTATACTATTGGCCTAACATAAAGCAGACTGCATTGCTTATGCAAAGGTATTaaacagttaaaatatttaaaatgtaccgAGATTTGACTGTACATTGTCTTCCTTCAAAGATTAAATTGATTCCCTAATTAACAGTGAGTACATCTAAATACTTATAAACTTAATTCTAAGAAATACATCTCTTCAAGCTACTTCATACACTAAGATTTCATTTTTGATATGTAAAACACTGCAATACCAACAAAACGGAAGTAGGATGAACTTGAAATAATTCCTCAAAAACAAAGATTATATAGTTCCATGTGTTTGAGATATTTTAATACCAGCAaaaaacatacaaatacacatatccTTCAACTAGCCAATATTTTAATACACAATATTAACTGCTTTATAAAAAGTGCTTTCATGATCTGTTACCACCTAAAATAATACATCatacaattttcaaaaatgtgttcTTTAACTTCTAACCTCTGCTCTTCTTCAGAATTACCTGTgagagggagaaaatgaagatttACATTATACCTAGGGCAAATAAAACACAATTActtaacaaaaactttaaaagtccTATGTGTATAACATGCAAGTCTCTGAATCCATAAAAACCCAATTTGGAATGTGATTAGGGAATCTTTAGACTTATAAATTGTCTTACACTTCTCTAAAACAGTCTAATTCTCTCAGAGAATGTGCAACATGCCTAGAGTCTCAAAATCTAGTTTTATAATAGTCAATTTCTTCAATTGTGCCAAAAGTGTCCAGATTAATGGCTCCCAACTTGAGGTTTATAGAAAATTTAGTAATTCAGGGAGTTAAGATATGTTCTAAAACTTGAAAATCCTATTATAAGCCAGGAATGTACCAACCATAAAGCAATACAAATTCATCCAAACACCAAATTTCCTCTATTTAGGGTAGAATTATATCAGAGACCAAGGCCAGTCATCTCAAGCTGAAAAGCTTGTTACGTAGATAATTTTCACAACACAAAGCccagaagaaaaagtaaacaaaatgaaatcttaAGTTGTTAAGGACAAAGAACATTAGAgaccagaatatatatatatatatggaaaaattattttaaagaacttaCCTTCTTTTAGGTAAGTCTACTTAAAATTCACTAACAAAAGCAAACCAATTCTAAATTTAAGATACACACAGACTCCTCCTGTTCTTAAGTCTTGCTTTACCTACAGAAAACACTTACATTGACTTTAACAGTCCAGAAACTAGTTGAAATGTTTATAATTGTAAGAGAATTTAAAGCCCCTTAAAAAATGCCAGGGCATGCCATTTCTAGACTCTCACAAAAGTCATCAAATAGATTTATACCCTAGGCCAGTACTTCTCTGTTCTACAAGACGTTAATATGGGGActgcaaaataaaatactatgtactcaaatttatttacaaaattctAAGTACATTATACACCCAAATTTACAAAAAGGTAAGTTAAACAGAGTTCAACAAATTACTGGTGTATTTCTCATAACTTTTGATAACTAAATATATAACTGTATATAAGATAACTTCTCATAACATTACATAACTAtagttatataaaaatgtttacattgTGGGAAGCTGGATAAAAGGTACAGTGGAAATAGCATAGTATTTTTGTACCTTCCATGGGTCTATAATTAgttcaaactatttttttttccatttatttttattagttggaggctaattactttacaatattgtagtggtttttgtcatacattgacatgaatcagccatggatttacatgtattccccatcccgatccccactcccacctccctctccacccgatccctctgggtcttcccagtgcaccagacctgagcacttgtctcatgcatccagcctgggctggtgatctgtttcaccctagataatatacatgtttcgatgctattctctcgaaacatctgacccttgccttctcccaaagagtccaaaattctgttctgtatagctatgtctctttttctgttatttgAATGTTATATAAAAAAATGCTTATCAAGAggtaaactataaaaaataagtCTCTCTCTCACATCATCCCCCAGGGAACCATGTGCCAGTTTCCTGCATATTCTCACAGAAATGAACTCTCTCTACATAACTTTGTAACTATTCAAGGAGGTATAGTATGTTAGGTTATATAAATTTATCTGACCCCAGAAGCCTTTCCTGTTGGGGCATCTACTAACATCAAGTGAAAATAATCTTGGGAACATTCAAGTGAAAATAATCTTTGGAACATATATGGGAAAAAACTCTGCCTTAAGTTATCACACTCTTACATATACAGAAATATCAGTAAGAAGCAATCTTCTCTGCTTATGTAAGCAATTTGATTCAGAAGTCACTCAACtcaaaacaaatttagaaaaataattaggtAAACTTAAAATGATGAAGAAGAAaagttttcataaattttaagGTAATAATGCTTCTACAAATCACTCAGATTAGCAGTCAAACATTCATTTTCCCCTAAAGCAATAAAGCAATGGCCATGAATCTTTCCATCAGAAACATATACTATACATAGTAAAGAAAATCTAACTCTGTAATTAAAACTCATGAAAAGCTAAGCATCAACTCAGTCAAGGAAACTGAATAAGGAATCTAAATCAGGCAGAGGTGACGAACTAGGTGGTGTTTTAAGGTAACTGTgcctaagaaaataatttcagacCTTACCTTTGCTGCAGCCAGTACATGCTCCTTTTTAATGACTCCACACTTACTCCCACAAGCATTTATCCGTGACTCTTCTGCTAAGCGATGAACAAACAGTAAACAGTTCAGATGCACctgtaaaagagaaaattcaaaacGATTTTTAAACTCAAACATTGATATTCTGAAATAATGACTTTTAAACAGAAGATCCCAAATTTTAATGCCACACTATTTACTACTATGACTCAATCACTTAACTTTTGTTTAAGGTAACACAGAATTCAGTTTAATATAGGTTCATCTTAAAATTCCATAAAAAAGAGACTTACTTACTACAGTACATGAAACAAAGCTGTGTAAAGCTGACCAAAGGTCATAGGCAATAGTATTACTCTAAAGGATCATTATATCAAAACTTAGGTAGGATTCTAATAAGaacaaatatttctgttttccatttcaacTAAAGTTAAGTTTCTAATGTAATTTAAAATCCCCCCTAAGAAAAACATATCAACTACTGTATTTAAGGCTAATCATCTCTCATTCTACAATTCAaggtataaaattttttaagcagatatttcatttaaaatgtctaataaaagaaaatttaataattgaaattttaagtttattgaaTTGAAAAGAGCAGTTACAAAGGTCAAGTTACTTGGTCATACAACAACATGAGAATAATCatatttactattaataattttaaaatttcttttaaaatagcctTAAACTAGATAAAATAAGCAGAGAATACAAAATTCAAAAGTGCACAAAGAACTAAAGTTATATATTAGCATTGTGGGAAGCTGCAAAAAACGAATGGGaattctgtactatttttgcCACTTCTTATGAACCTACAGTTACCTCAAAATTAACATATAAAGCAAAAAATCTGTGAAGATAAACGGACAAAAGTAAACCTCTCTTCAACATCATTCCCCAGTCAATTCTGATTGCCAGTTTCTTATGTATTCTTACAGAAACAACttctacatatatgtaaaatatatgcatcatacgtgtatatacatatgtatctttATTTAACCTCACTATTTGAATATGTACAACATCTTGCTAAATATATTACTCAAAGTTCACTAGTCAATCAAAAAGTGCTACTCATTCTATATGTATATACCTTGAAAACAGTTAAAGTAGAGCACAAAACCCAAGTGAGAATAtatcctaaaaattcccaccaaataaaacataactcccaactcttaaaaaaaagcaagactaAAGTGAGCTGCTGTCCTATTTCAATTCTCCGCTAGTATTGAGACTAGTGCTCTTGGATTTAAGTTATTGGCAATACTCCAACCTTTGTTTCTGCCAGGTGCCTGAAGGCACTACCAATTCAGGTTCAATTAGACAGTATCTGTAACATATAACTTCTTTGGTCACTTACTTAATGGTACAcattttttgggcttccctggtagctcagatggtaaagaatccgcctacaatgaaggagacctggatttgatttctgcgttgggaagatctcctggagaagggaatggcagcccaccccaatattcttgcctggagaattccatggacagaggagcctggagggctatggtccatggcatcgcaaagagtcagacaaaactgggGAACTAATACTTTCCTTCACTTTTACACATTCTTTGCAGTGAGATTAATACACAACACTTAACTCTTCCCCCACAATTCACTAAATGCTGAATAACTAGGTAATGTGGTCCTTTaaattattacttattattataCAGCAGAAATCTTTAGTGGATTGTTGATGTTTAGGAATGTTTTAGTGATAACTGGGGAATGTAGGGGAGTAGGAGATTTAAATTGAACATGATAGAGAATCTTTGGAAGGAGATATTCTTTTGGTCTTCTTTAACTTTCATAAGAATTCTGAGGTAAATCATCTAGTTGATTCTTTACACTATACCATGTCATTCCAAATATGTTTAAACTTCCAATGATATACCATTTCCTTTTGCAACAAAAACACTCCATAATATGGCACAATTTCCTCCATTAATCTTCATTCTCTACTTCTAAACCTAAATAGCTTCCAGATACCCTCAGGATAAATTCCAAATTCCTTAATATTAAACCCCATTTGACTAGGTTTTTCCATTCCGTCTCACCTTCTCCAGCTTCCAGTTCTATGCTAGGCCTTCTGAATTTCTTTCAGTATTCAAATACAATTTTGCCTACTGCCATGCTACTGGTTTATACCGAAAAGCCAAGTCCTCCCAATACATAAGGTTATATGGATCTATGGTACCCCAAAGTTCTTATAactgtacatacacatacattagGCAGCAATTTCTCACCTCTCTTCTTCACTGTAAGGGCAAAACTATGTCTACCTTCCAGACATTGATCCCAGTTAACTTTAGCCTGTGGCCCAATATGTAGTTAAGCAGTCAATAATTATCATTGCATGAGCAAAAACTCCATCCATATCTCCCcaaattaggcaaaaaaaaaatgtttaggcaATCCCAAATAAACCACATTCTGGTTTGAGACTTGAGTCCTTTACTCTTCATGGGCATGAAACATAGACACTGgattaatactattttttttaacatcagaattttttttttaaaaaacaacctaTTTCTCTGTCATAAAACAGTTAACTGGTGCCATTCAAGTGAACTaaggttttaaattaaaatggtcagaaaaaagcaaaatttaaggtCTCAGGTAGACATTCAACCTTGGAAAAGGTAAGCCATTCCATTAAGAACTTactttggaaaaatttaaaaatttgcttcCTTGAAAGGTAAGGCAAAAGataatttacaaagaaatatCCATTTGACTACAAGACTGGGCCAGCATGACTTCCTCCCCACTTCCTCGTAGCACTTTTGAGTTTTACATAAACCATAAGTACTCAGATATTTGCACAGTATCCCTTAGCGATAAATCTTAAAACTAACTCAACCACAAGAAAGCTGAACAATCTGAGATTAACATATGCTCCCCAGTACTGGCCCTGGTGACATACAATCAAGTAGGGTAtaaaatacaacaacaacaaaaaaccagtGCAGGAGAACTATAACATAATACAAGGAAGTTATGAATAATATGTTAGAAATATCAATCCATACATAGTTACATCACTCTCAAATTGTACACTCAGAATTTCAAGAAATAAACACAAGGAATACAAAAAGTTCCCAATTCAAAGTTCCCAGTCAGATGGGAGAACAAAACCCGTAAGAAACTAAAGACAAATGTGTGACAGTAGATGATAAAGAAAGATAAGATAGATCAATTCTAAGATGATGAAGGAAGACTTCACTGACTATCAGTCATTTGAACTCAATTTT
This is a stretch of genomic DNA from Odocoileus virginianus isolate 20LAN1187 ecotype Illinois chromosome 19, Ovbor_1.2, whole genome shotgun sequence. It encodes these proteins:
- the CENPW gene encoding centromere protein W encodes the protein MAFSTTVSQRKMIRRKAPRGFLKRVFKRQKPQLRLETSSDLLVHLNCLLFVHRLAEESRINACGSKCGVIKKEHVLAAAKVILKKSRG